GGCAAGACCGCCCAGGTCACGGTGCCCGCGGGGGCCGTGATCGAGGGTCTCCAGGCGAAGGCCGGAGCCTCCTTCAACGGCGAGTGCGGGGACATGGACTACCAGACCTCGAACACGGCGGTCGTGCAGATCACCAAGCAGATCTCCTACGTCGCCGGAGTCATCTGCGTCTGAGCTCGCGGCTCGCCCACGGCGACGCCTCGGGGCGGTCTTCCCCCCGCCGCCCGGCCGGGGTGGTGGGCGAGCCCGCGGACACGGTCCACCAGCGCGGAGTCGGGCACCGCACCGACCGCGCCGGCGGGCACCTCGGTGAGCACGGCAGCGAGCATCCTGAGGGCGCTGCCGGCGCCGAGGGTGTCGGCGTTGACCACTGATCCGAAGCCCGCCTGCACCGCGAGGGCCGGCCGGATCCGCTCCGCGTCCTCTGCGGTCCGGAGCACCCAGGATCCCAGGCGGACCGCTCGGGTCGGCCGGCTGCGGTCGACCAGCTCGAGCGCATCCACGTCGAGCAGGTGACTGCGCGCGGTGCGCAGGTCGAGGCCCTCGGCCAGCAGGCGCTCCTGGTGCAGCAGCAGACGGCCGTGCCAGACCTCCGGCAGCAGCACCGCGGTGCTCCCGCGCACGACGGCCGTGGCTCGCACGGCGAGCAGACCCACGGTGTCGGGATGCCCGGCCGAGTCCAGGAGGTCGAGCAGGTCGGCCAGCAGCCGTTCGGGTTCGCGGCGCCGGGCGACGACCTCGTGGTCGCGGTAGACGAGGTGCAGGCCGCGCCGCGGGGCCGCCGTCCGGTCCGCGACGGCCAGCTCCACGGAGAAGTGCGCGGGCACCACGCCGTCCAGAGTGGGCACCCTCCTGGGCCGCAGCAGACCTTCCACGACCGAGTCGGCGCTCTCGTCACCGGTGGTCCGGACCCCGACGACGCGCTGGCCGACCCGGACCGCCCTGGTCGGCCGCCACACCCGGGACCGGTCGAGCCGCGCCAGGCAGGGCGTCCGTCGCTGCGGGGCGATCCTCAGGCCAGATGCAGTCTCCGGGACCGGTCGCGGCCCGGCCGCGCGGGCCCCGGACGTCGACGTCACGAGCCGGCCACCCGGTCGACCAGGTCGAGGTCGAGGAGCCGGTCCGCGAACGCGGTGACGTCGGCGTGCACGTCGGAGCTGCGCCCGCCGAAGACCCGGGCCAGCTCGTCGCTCACCTCGCCGAGGGTGGTGACGCCGTCGAGCGCCGCCCAGATCAGGCTGCCCACCGGGTCCAGCAGGTGCAGGCTTCCGCTGCGGCTGTCGTAGACCACGGTCTCGCCGTCCACCTCGACCTCCTCCACGATCGGCGTGCCGTGCCGGCGGAGCACCAGCGCGTCGTCCGGGACAGGTGACATCACAGCTCCCTCATCAACGTCTGGCTGACCAGGCCCTCGATCGCCTCGACGGCACCGTCGAGGTCTCCGATGCGCAGCCGCACGACGTCGGCTCCGCGGACCAGGTCGGCGGCCACCCGGAGGTTCCGGGCGGGGTGCTCCTCGAAGTGGAAGCTGCACAGCGCCAGGTCGCGCACCGCCTCGGCCGCGCTCAGGCGGATCGACTCCGTGCGGCTGCCCGCGAGGAAATGGGGGAAGACGATCAGTCGCGGCGGACGCGCGGGTCCGCGTGCCACGTTGGCGCCCAGCTGTCGGGCGGGCACCTGGCACTGGTCGTTGGGCGTCGTGCTCCCCGGAGGCGGGGACGGCAGGCCGCAGTCGCGGAACAGTCCCCAGGACCCCGGGTCGAGGCTGAGCGCCTTGGGGAACAGCTCGACGTGCAGGGTGGCGGGGTGCACCGCGGTCGCCTCGTCGGTGACGTAGTCGTAGCCCTCCCGCAGCAGACCGGCCACCGTCGTGGTCTTGCCGCGTTCCTGGTCGCCCGGCAGCAGCAGCGTGAGGCCGGCGCGGACCGCGGCTGCCGCGTGGAAGACCACGTGGGTGCTCGAGGTGCTGTCGATCATGCGCTGGTTCACGTGCCAGGCGAGGAACCGCACCAGGGTCCGCGGGTCGGAGGCGACCCGCACCCGTCGGTCGTCGAAGTACAACGCGTACGGCGGCCCCTGCGGCGAGCCGAGCAACCGGTAGCAGGGCAGCTCGCCGTGCCGGTGCGCCCGCACCCGCAGCGAGGAGGTGATCGGCCCGAGCAGCTCGTCGAGACCGCTCGGCTCGCAGAGCACCTCGAAGGAGTGGCCGCCGGCCCGACACTCCCCGCTGCGCCAGCTCCAGTGGCGCCTGTCGAGCTCGTGCACCGGTGCGAGACTGGGAAAGCCCGGGTCGGCGGCGACCCCCGGGTGCGGACCCGGACGTCGGATCCGCCCCCGACGGGCCTCAGACGTCGAGGGGCTCACGACGGTCGACCTCGACCTCGACCGCGACCTCGAACCCGATCTCGTTGGCCAGCGCCGCCGCCTCGACCCGTGAGCGCACGCCGAGCTTCGTCAGCACGTGCCGGATGTGCGTCTTCGCGGTCTCCGGCGCGATGTCGAGCGTCCGGGCGATCTCGGTCTGGTCGCAGCCCGCGCCGAGCAGCGCCAGCACCTGGCGCTCGCGTTGGCTGAGTCGCTCGACGGCCGGTCGGCTGTGCGGACCACGGCGCTGCCGGTCGATGAGACCGTGCAGCACGCCGACGAGCAACGTGGTGGAGACGTACATGTCGCCCTCGGCGACCGTGCGGCACGCCCGCACGACCCCGGGCAGCCCCTCCCGGTGGGAGACCACGGCATCTGCCCGCGCCTCCACCAGCTCCAGGGCTCCCGGCTGGCTGTCGGTCAGGAAGATGCTCCGGGTCCGCGACTCGTGCAACGCCTCGCAGAGCTGGCGCAGCGCGTGCGAGGGCAGCTGGACGTCGACGACGGTGAGGTCCGGGTGCGCCCGGGCGACGACCGCCAGGCACTGGGCCGCGCTGGTCACCGGCTCGATGACCGAGCCGGCGAACTCGCGGCCGAGAGCCAGTCGCAGACCGAGCAGGACGATGGGGCGGTCGGCCGCCACGGCGATACGCATCATGCCCCTGTCCTCGCCTCGACCCCGAGGGCGCGCAGGTCCTGCAGTCGCGAGCGCATGATGCCGCTCCCGCGGGCAAGGGCTGCGGCTGCGTGTCGGTTCGTGACGTCGAGCTTGGTCAGCGAGTGCTGCACGTGTGCGCGGGCCGTGTGCGGACTGATCCGCAACCGGTCCGCGATCTCGTCGTCGTGGTCGCCCAGGGCGACCAGCGCGATCACCTCGCGCTCCCGCTCGGTGAGCTCCACGAAGGGGTCGTCGACGACCGGGCCGCCGAGGTGCGGCGTCGGCCGCCCCTCGACGAGGCTGCGGATCGCCTGCGCGAAGGTGGGTTGCGGGCTGTCCCAGCTGACCACCGCGGTGGCGCTGACGGCCCGGCCCAACGCGATCGTCCAGGGTTCGACCGCGTCCACGAGCAGCAGCGTCGGCAGCTTCCACGGCTGGGTCTGCTTGGCGAGGTCCTGCGCGGTGAACCGTTGCCCGCGCGGCAGTGCGATCACGATCGCCACCGACGAGTGCAACGGCGCGGCCACCGGGGTCAGGTGCAGACTCTCGAGGGTCAGCGCCAGGCAGTCGGCCTCCAGGGTCGACCACGGGGCCACGACCACGGACGGTTTCTTGGTTCTCATCTCACGTCACATCCCCCTCGGTGGCACGGATCTGGTCGGCGTGCCGGGCGATGCGTGCCACCGCGTCGCGCATCCCGGTCATCTGCTGGTCGGTCATGTGGGACCACAGCGGCAGCGAGAGCACGCGCTGGGACATCTCCTCGGTCACAGGGAGGTCCCGCTGCGGAAGGTGCCGGTAGGCACGCTGCTCGTGGATGCTCGGGCTGTAGTAGCGCCGGGTGTCGATGCCCTCCGCGTCGAGTGCCCGGGCGAACCCGGGCACGTCCAGCCCCAGCACGTCCGGGTCGACCACCACCGTCAGGTCCTTGTACGTCGAGACGTCCCCCTCCTCGACGACGGGGCGGCTGAGCCCCCGCAGGTCCGCGAGCCCGGACCAGAAGTCGTCGACGAGCTCGTTGCGTCGCGCGACGTGCTCGTCGAGGAACCGCAGGGAGTGCAGCCCGATGGCGGCGTGCAGCTCCGACATCCGCGCGTTCAGGCCGGCGAAGAGGCAGTCGTAGTCGCCGGGGTTGCCGTAGTTGCGGCCGAGGCGGACGGTTTCGGCGAGCCCCGCGTCGTTGGTCGCGACCAGGCCGCCCTCGCCGGCCACCATCACCTTGGTCGGGCTGAGGCTGAAGACCTCGGCCGTGCCGAAGCCGCCCACGGGACGGCCCGCCCGGCTCGATCCCAGGCCGTGGGCGGCGTCGAAGACGAGAGGGACGCCGGCCTCGCGCGCCACCTCCTCGAGCGCCTCCGTGCGGCACGGTGTGCCGTAGATGTGCGTCGCGGTGATCGCGGACGCCCCGTCGACCCCGGCCCAGACCTCGTCGGGGTCGACGCACAGCGTGCCGGCCTCGATGTCGACGAAGCGGGGTTCCGCCCCCGCCCACATCACGGCGTGCGCACTGGCCGAGAACGTGAAGCTCGGCATCACGACGGCGTCGTGGACGCCGAGCGCCTGCAGGGTCAGCGCCAGCCCGCTGGTGCAGCTGCTCACGGCGACCACGTGCGCGACGCCGAGACGCTCCGCGACACGCTCCTCCAGCTCGGCCACCGTCGGCCCGCTCGTGAGCAGTCCCGACTCCAGGATCTGTCCCAGCCTCCGCTCCAGCGCGGGAAGGTCGGGCAGGGTCGGTCGCATCAGGGCTAGGCCCTCGGGGAACGCCGGGGTCCCTCCGAGCGTCGCGGGTGCGTCGGCACTCTTCTGCAGGATCGTCACGCCGGTATCTCCTCATGAGTGGTGTGTCGGACCGTCCCCGCACGGAAGGTGCGGTCCAGCGGCAGGGCAAGGAACACGAGCACGAACGGCAGCACCTGCACGCGTTGGCGGGTGAGGATGCCGAAGTTCGAGAAGTTGGAGAACGCGTAGACGAACAGCAGCGTGTACACCAGGCACATGAGCAGGTACGGCTGACGTCTGAGTCGGCGAGGCAGCCCGCGCAGGGTCGGCACGGCCCGCAGGGTGAGAAGCATGAGCACCGCCCCCTCCGTGGCCACGATCAGCGACTGCGCGTTGTCCGCCTCGAAAACGAAGGGTCGGAACAGCACCGAGACAGTGGCGACCGGGAGGTCGGCCGGGCTGTTGACGACCGTCGGCGTGAACTCCGAGCCGCCTTCGCCGGTGCGGTGCTGGGTGTCCCGGATCGCCGCGTCCACGTTGGAGACCGTGACCGACTCGACGTTGAGGAAGGTGGCGGCGCGTGCCACGATGAGCGCTCCGAGCAGCATCAGGACGGCCAGCACGCCGACCTTGACCACCGGGGTCAGTGGAGTGGCCGCCCGTGTGGACTTGCGCAGGAACATCGCGGCCGTCAGACCGACGAACAGCGCGGCACTGATGTGTGGCCGGACCAAGGAAGTCATCGTCAGCCCGATGGCCGCGGGCAGCAGCCAGTGCCGCACCCCGGTCAGCAACCGCGCCGACCCGAAGGCCGTCAGGCCGATGCCCATCGTGATCCAGGCCTCCTTGCCGAGCCCGGAGGGCCAGAACAGCATCGAAGGCAGCAACAGCACCAGGACGGCGTACCGGTGGTAGTTGCCGTCGGGCACGGCCACTCGGAACGCCCGGTAGAAGAAGTAGCAGCCCCAGAAGCTGAGGGCCGCGAAGATGGCGAAGGCGATGTAGATGCTGGTGCCGAACGCGGTGTAGATGAGGCCGGTCAGCATCCGCACGAACCCCGACCCGATGAAGCTGTGCCCGAGGTTGGCGTCGAGGAAACCGAGTCGGTAGCTCACGGCCAGCCGTCCCCCCTCGGCGTCGTAGACCGAGGCGTCCGACTCGCCGTTGTAGAGCACGAAGGCCATCAGGTAGCGCGCAACCGTCGCCAGCACCTTGGCGGCCAGGGCCCACAGCAGCAGCCGGGCGATGAACGGGTCCTGCTCGGCGCGGCCCGCACGGACCACGAGGTGCAGGGTGAGCAGCAGGAGCGCCGGGATGACGACCAGGGCGCCGAAGAGGTCGTAGCGGTCCCGGCCGCCCGCCCACGCCAGCAGCAGCGCGTACCCGCCCACGGCGAGGACGCCCGCCACCTGGGCGGCGCCCAGGCGGACGGGGTCACCGGTCCGCAGTCGTAGAAGCATGCTCAGAACACCTCGAGGTCGCCGAGGGGAAGCTGCCAGGTCCGGGGCGTCAGCACGTCGACGTCGAGGCGGCGGCGCGGGTTGACCACCAGGCCCACGCCCTGCCCGGGCACCGGCAGGAACCCCGGCGCAGCACCGAGGCCGGCCTCGACGGAGCCCGGCGGAGTGCGCACCGTGACGTGGTCGGCGCCCGAGTGTCGCGCGGCAGCCAGCAGCCGCCGGCAGGAGCGCGTGTCCCCGTCGGCGACCACCAGGTCCGCCACCGTGAACTCGGTGAGCGGACCGCGTGCCCGCATCCGGCCGAAGGCCAGTCCCGTCGGACGGCCGCCGGACTCGACGACCACGCACCGGTAGTCCAGCCCGGGAGCCTGCCCGTACCGCCACAGCAGGTACTCGAAGCTGCGGGGGGTGTGCAGGCCCGTGGGAGTGCGAGCCTCCTCGAGCAGCCTGCACACCTCGGGCCCGAGGTCGGCGAGCACCTGCCCGGCCGGCTCGAACGGGCATCGCGGCAGCCGCGCCGGTGAAGCTGGGGCGGGCGGCAGCGCCCCCCGACGTGCCGCAGAGGCGGTGGTCGCCCGGGCTGCGCGGGCACCGCGGGCCATCGCCACCGGGTGCACCGGTGACAGGCGCACCGGCAGGATGCCGACGGGCTGCCAGCCCATGGACAGGTAACCGGGGCGGCTGTTGGCGTTCGGCGTGTTGAACACGAGGTCGACGTCGTCGACACGGTCCAGCTCGGCGAGGAGACCCAGGGTGAGGCGCTTGAAGATGCCGCGGCCCTGGTGGTCCGGCGCCGTCGCGGTGTCGACAGCTCGGACCGCCCGCAACGTGGTGGGCCCGGACTGCAGCCGCCACCGCAGGAACAGCCGGACCCCGACCAGGCGGTCCTCTGCGTGCGCCAGCAGGCCGGCGGAGACCCCGAACGGGTTGTCACGGTGCTTCCACCGGAAGAACTCCGGCGTGTTCTGGCCGGTCGGCCCTCCGCCGAGGGCGTCGGTCATCAACCCCAGGATCTCCGTCTCGTCCTCCTGGTGGGCCGGGCGGACGCTGATCTCGGTGGCGCCGGCATCGGTCGTGGTCACTGCTCGCTCCTGTTCGCGCGGATCTCGGTGACGCCGTGACGGAGCCGGCTCATCAGGCCCGAGTGCCGGTCCTCCAGGTAGGAGCGCTCGGGCAGCGCCAGCGACAGCACGTAGCGCGGCCGCTGCCGGATCGGGAGGGTGCGCACCGCCGCGAAGGAGCGGGCCGCGTAGCTCGAGGACGCGCCGTAGACCGAGAGGTGCGACGCCTCGCGGCGGGTGCTCCGGTGGGCGCTGGCCCAGGCGCTCGCCTGCAGCACGTCGGCGAGCCGAAGCTCGTTCCAGCTGGTCCGGATCGCTCGCGCCACCACGGCCTCGCCCCGGCTGTTGCGCATCAGCTCGCGGAAGCGGCTCCAGTCGATCTCCCGAGTCAGCAGGATCTGCGCCACGTCACGTAACGGCACCAGCTGCGGACGGCGATCGCCGAGCGCGGCGTGGTAGCAGGCGTGCAGCAGCCGGGCCTCGCGCGGGAGGGCATGCATCGTGCGGCCACCGAGCGAGAACGGCTCGCTCTCGCGCCACAGTCCGTCGAGGTCGAGAAGCCCGCCGTACGGTCCCATCGTGAAGGTCCGGTGCAGGTCGATCTCCAGCCCGGCGGGCGTCCGCATCGCCGTGCCTTTGCCGAAGCGCTGGTCGAAGCCGGGCCGCGGCTCGGGATAGCTGCGCCGGCACCCCTGCGACTCCAGCAGCCGGACCGCGTCGTAGTAGGAGGAGCTCGGGACCAGCAGGTCGATGTCCCCGTAGGCGCGGTGGCTGACGTCGGTGTGGTCGAGCCGGGCCGAGACCGGCCCCTTGAGGACCCGGACCGGGATGCCGGCGTCGTCGAGCGCGGTGACGGTGCGCACCAGGAGGTCCTCCAGCATCAGGATCGCCACAGAGGCGCGGATGTGGATCTCCTCGGCCTGGTCGCGCTGCTCGTCGGTGACCGGCAGCGCGCCGCCGCGGATCGCCGCCCAGAAGAGCCCGGTCAGCTTCTGCTGCCGGACGTTCGCGTGCAAACCGGCGAAGGCGGGGTCGCCCAGGGGTTCCGAGGGCAGCTCGAGCACCGTCCCGGCGAGCCCGTAGGCCGCGACGGCACGCACGGCAGGGGAGTAGTGACCGCTCTCGGACCAGGTCGGCACGTCACTCATCCCCTTCGACCACGCCGTGGTTCACCAGCTCGTGGAGCGCGCACTCCACCTCGTCGGCCACCTCCACCCGGGGGTCCGGCTCGAAGGCCGCGACGATCTCGGTCATGGTCGGCCGCGAGTCCAGAAGGCGCCACAGCTCGGCGGTTCCGCCGCCGAGGACCAGCGGGACCCGGTCCTCCCCGCGGGGCAGCAGCACCACGTGACGACCGGTGTCACGCCACAGCACGCCATCGGCGCGCCGGTAGCGTGCGGGGAAGCTGCCCCGCTGCAGTCCCCCGTCGTGGGTCACAGCGTCACGACTCGCTCGTCACCACGGACCCCGAGGGCGTTGCGGGCGTCGAAGACCAGCTTCGCCCCGCCCTGCAGCCACTGCAGGTCGTAGACGTCGTGCGGGGTGAGCAGCGCGACCGCGTCGGCCTGCGCCAGCACGTCGGCCGACAGCTCGCTGCGCTCCAGCGAGAGACCGTGGCTCTCGAGCCTCTCGACGAAGGGGTCGTGGAAGCTCACCTTCACCCCGCGACGGGCCAGCTGCGCCAGGGTCTCGACGGCCGCGGACTCCCGCAGGTCTCCGACGTTCGGCTTGTAGGTGACGCCGAGTGCGAGCACCGAGGCGTCCCGCACCGAGACGCCGCGCTCGCCGAGAGCGTCGACGATCCGCCGGCACACGTAGTCCGGCATCTCGGCGTTGATGTCCTGCGCCAGCTCCACGAGCCGGAAGCGGCGGCCGGTGTCGCGATGCGACTGCCAGGCGAGGTACGTCGGGTCCAGCGGGATGCAGTGCCCGCCGACACCGGGACCCGGCTGGAACGGCATGAAGCCGAACGGCTTGGTGGCCGCCGCCCGGATCACCTCCCAGACGTCGATGCCCTGGTCGTGGCACTGGCGGGC
The DNA window shown above is from Nocardioides mesophilus and carries:
- a CDS encoding nucleotidyltransferase family protein, which encodes MPTWSESGHYSPAVRAVAAYGLAGTVLELPSEPLGDPAFAGLHANVRQQKLTGLFWAAIRGGALPVTDEQRDQAEEIHIRASVAILMLEDLLVRTVTALDDAGIPVRVLKGPVSARLDHTDVSHRAYGDIDLLVPSSSYYDAVRLLESQGCRRSYPEPRPGFDQRFGKGTAMRTPAGLEIDLHRTFTMGPYGGLLDLDGLWRESEPFSLGGRTMHALPREARLLHACYHAALGDRRPQLVPLRDVAQILLTREIDWSRFRELMRNSRGEAVVARAIRTSWNELRLADVLQASAWASAHRSTRREASHLSVYGASSSYAARSFAAVRTLPIRQRPRYVLSLALPERSYLEDRHSGLMSRLRHGVTEIRANRSEQ
- a CDS encoding response regulator transcription factor — its product is MMRIAVAADRPIVLLGLRLALGREFAGSVIEPVTSAAQCLAVVARAHPDLTVVDVQLPSHALRQLCEALHESRTRSIFLTDSQPGALELVEARADAVVSHREGLPGVVRACRTVAEGDMYVSTTLLVGVLHGLIDRQRRGPHSRPAVERLSQRERQVLALLGAGCDQTEIARTLDIAPETAKTHIRHVLTKLGVRSRVEAAALANEIGFEVAVEVEVDRREPLDV
- a CDS encoding helix-turn-helix transcriptional regulator, translating into MRTKKPSVVVAPWSTLEADCLALTLESLHLTPVAAPLHSSVAIVIALPRGQRFTAQDLAKQTQPWKLPTLLLVDAVEPWTIALGRAVSATAVVSWDSPQPTFAQAIRSLVEGRPTPHLGGPVVDDPFVELTEREREVIALVALGDHDDEIADRLRISPHTARAHVQHSLTKLDVTNRHAAAALARGSGIMRSRLQDLRALGVEARTGA
- a CDS encoding DegT/DnrJ/EryC1/StrS family aminotransferase, whose translation is MTILQKSADAPATLGGTPAFPEGLALMRPTLPDLPALERRLGQILESGLLTSGPTVAELEERVAERLGVAHVVAVSSCTSGLALTLQALGVHDAVVMPSFTFSASAHAVMWAGAEPRFVDIEAGTLCVDPDEVWAGVDGASAITATHIYGTPCRTEALEEVAREAGVPLVFDAAHGLGSSRAGRPVGGFGTAEVFSLSPTKVMVAGEGGLVATNDAGLAETVRLGRNYGNPGDYDCLFAGLNARMSELHAAIGLHSLRFLDEHVARRNELVDDFWSGLADLRGLSRPVVEEGDVSTYKDLTVVVDPDVLGLDVPGFARALDAEGIDTRRYYSPSIHEQRAYRHLPQRDLPVTEEMSQRVLSLPLWSHMTDQQMTGMRDAVARIARHADQIRATEGDVT
- a CDS encoding PqqD family protein; the encoded protein is MSPVPDDALVLRRHGTPIVEEVEVDGETVVYDSRSGSLHLLDPVGSLIWAALDGVTTLGEVSDELARVFGGRSSDVHADVTAFADRLLDLDLVDRVAGS
- a CDS encoding GNAT family N-acetyltransferase, coding for MTTTDAGATEISVRPAHQEDETEILGLMTDALGGGPTGQNTPEFFRWKHRDNPFGVSAGLLAHAEDRLVGVRLFLRWRLQSGPTTLRAVRAVDTATAPDHQGRGIFKRLTLGLLAELDRVDDVDLVFNTPNANSRPGYLSMGWQPVGILPVRLSPVHPVAMARGARAARATTASAARRGALPPAPASPARLPRCPFEPAGQVLADLGPEVCRLLEEARTPTGLHTPRSFEYLLWRYGQAPGLDYRCVVVESGGRPTGLAFGRMRARGPLTEFTVADLVVADGDTRSCRRLLAAARHSGADHVTVRTPPGSVEAGLGAAPGFLPVPGQGVGLVVNPRRRLDVDVLTPRTWQLPLGDLEVF